A portion of the Sulfuricurvum kujiense DSM 16994 genome contains these proteins:
- the acnB gene encoding bifunctional aconitate hydratase 2/2-methylisocitrate dehydratase: MAFMDEYKAHVAEREAQGIPPLPLTKEQVTALVELITAESSKNAELVEMLAERVNPGVDDGAHVKAAFLHQVVQGQVKAFLADNSDINSDDHKKAAIKILGKMVGGYNVKPLIDALSNDAIANEAAHELKHTLLVYDAFNDIVDLSQTNKYAKEVLQSWADAEWFTAKKPLAEKFSVVVFKFPGETNTDDLSPASAAFTRSDIPLHATTMLSAKMPEGIAKIAELKKMGKQIAYVGDVVGTGSSRKSAANSVQWHMGDDIPGIPNKRTGGVVIGSIIAPIFFATCEDSGALPIEADVSQMETGDVLDIDTKAGTITKNGTQIATFSLRPNTIEDEVRAGGRIPLIIGRGLTAKARAALGMAPATIFATPIQPADTGKGYTLAQKMVGKACGMEGVRPGMYCEPMTSTVGSQDTTGPMTRDEIKELSALGFSADFVLQSFCHTAAYPKPSDVKLHATLPAFISSRSGVALRPADGVIHSWLNRMVLPDTVGTGGDSHTRFPIGVSFPAGSGLVAFAAVTGSMPLEMPESVLVRFKGEMQPGITLRDLVNAIPYYAIKQGLLTVEKKGKKNIFNGRVLEIEGLPNMKVEQAFELSDASAERSAAACTVRLNKEPVIEYLKSNVTLIEAMIKDGYEDARTLQRRADKMKEWLAAPSLMEPDADAEYAAIIEIDLNEVKEPILACPNDPDNVKLLSEVAGEKIDEVFLGSCMTNIGHYRAAGEVMRGEGKIAVEKFWIVPPTRMDEQQLINEGYYDVYKAIAAQTEVPGCSLCMGNQASSREGSTVFSTSTRNFDNRLGKGTQVYLGSAELAAVCAKLGRIPTVAEYMSIVPEKLAGKADDVYKYLNFNEIASYSLQARNVAEEKYGVTIKAV, from the coding sequence ATGGCTTTTATGGACGAATACAAAGCACACGTAGCGGAACGTGAAGCACAGGGAATCCCCCCGTTGCCACTTACAAAAGAGCAAGTTACCGCTCTTGTTGAACTAATTACGGCAGAGAGCTCTAAAAACGCTGAATTGGTCGAAATGCTTGCAGAGCGTGTCAATCCGGGTGTGGATGACGGTGCTCACGTTAAAGCGGCATTTTTACACCAAGTCGTCCAAGGTCAAGTAAAAGCTTTCTTGGCTGATAACAGCGATATCAACAGCGATGATCATAAAAAAGCGGCTATTAAAATCCTCGGTAAAATGGTCGGAGGATATAATGTTAAGCCTCTAATCGACGCACTCAGCAACGATGCCATCGCAAACGAAGCGGCGCATGAACTCAAACATACCCTATTGGTATACGATGCGTTCAACGATATCGTCGATCTGTCACAAACGAACAAATATGCTAAAGAAGTTCTTCAATCATGGGCTGATGCGGAGTGGTTCACAGCGAAAAAACCGCTTGCTGAAAAATTCAGCGTTGTTGTTTTCAAATTCCCGGGTGAAACGAATACGGATGACCTCTCTCCTGCAAGTGCGGCATTTACCCGTTCGGATATCCCGCTTCATGCGACAACTATGCTTTCGGCTAAAATGCCTGAAGGTATCGCTAAAATCGCTGAACTTAAAAAAATGGGGAAACAGATCGCTTACGTCGGTGACGTTGTCGGAACCGGTTCAAGCCGTAAGTCTGCTGCAAACTCTGTTCAATGGCACATGGGTGACGATATTCCGGGTATCCCGAACAAACGTACCGGCGGTGTTGTAATCGGAAGCATTATCGCTCCGATCTTCTTCGCTACGTGTGAAGATTCAGGCGCATTGCCGATTGAAGCCGACGTATCTCAAATGGAAACCGGTGATGTACTCGATATCGATACAAAAGCGGGAACTATTACTAAAAACGGTACGCAAATCGCTACATTCAGCCTTCGTCCGAATACGATCGAAGATGAAGTACGTGCAGGCGGACGTATTCCGTTGATCATCGGCCGCGGTTTAACGGCTAAAGCACGTGCGGCACTCGGTATGGCTCCGGCAACTATTTTCGCAACTCCAATCCAGCCTGCCGATACGGGCAAAGGGTATACCCTTGCTCAAAAAATGGTCGGTAAAGCATGCGGTATGGAAGGGGTACGCCCGGGTATGTACTGCGAGCCGATGACTAGCACCGTAGGTAGCCAAGATACTACCGGACCGATGACGCGCGATGAGATCAAAGAGCTTTCAGCTCTCGGTTTCTCGGCTGATTTCGTATTGCAGTCTTTCTGTCATACGGCGGCGTATCCTAAACCGTCCGACGTGAAATTGCACGCAACATTGCCGGCATTCATCAGCTCACGCAGCGGTGTAGCTCTTCGTCCTGCGGACGGTGTTATCCATTCATGGTTGAACCGTATGGTTCTTCCGGATACTGTAGGAACCGGCGGTGACTCTCATACCCGTTTCCCGATCGGTGTGAGTTTCCCTGCAGGTTCAGGTCTTGTTGCGTTTGCAGCGGTTACCGGTTCTATGCCTCTTGAAATGCCGGAATCCGTTCTTGTACGCTTCAAAGGTGAAATGCAGCCGGGTATCACTTTACGTGATCTCGTTAACGCGATCCCGTATTATGCGATCAAACAAGGATTACTCACGGTTGAGAAAAAAGGTAAGAAAAATATCTTCAACGGACGTGTGTTGGAAATCGAAGGTCTTCCGAACATGAAAGTGGAACAAGCGTTCGAACTTTCCGATGCATCGGCTGAGCGTTCAGCGGCTGCTTGTACCGTTCGTTTAAACAAAGAACCGGTTATCGAATACCTAAAATCAAACGTAACGCTGATCGAAGCGATGATTAAAGACGGTTACGAAGATGCTCGCACGCTTCAACGCCGCGCCGATAAAATGAAAGAGTGGTTGGCCGCTCCGTCATTGATGGAACCGGATGCGGATGCAGAGTATGCAGCGATCATCGAAATCGATCTTAATGAAGTTAAAGAGCCGATCCTTGCTTGTCCGAACGATCCTGACAATGTTAAATTGCTCAGCGAAGTTGCGGGTGAAAAAATCGATGAAGTATTCTTGGGCAGCTGTATGACCAATATCGGTCACTACCGTGCAGCGGGTGAAGTAATGCGCGGCGAAGGCAAAATTGCGGTTGAAAAGTTCTGGATCGTTCCTCCGACCCGTATGGATGAGCAACAACTTATCAACGAAGGGTACTACGACGTTTACAAAGCGATCGCAGCACAAACCGAAGTTCCGGGATGTTCACTCTGTATGGGTAACCAAGCGAGTTCACGCGAAGGATCAACCGTATTCTCAACCTCTACCCGTAACTTCGACAACCGTCTTGGTAAAGGGACTCAGGTTTACCTAGGATCAGCCGAGCTAGCAGCGGTATGTGCAAAACTCGGACGTATCCCGACCGTAGCGGAATACATGAGCATCGTTCCTGAGAAATTGGCAGGAAAAGCGGATGACGTTTACAAATATCTCAACTTTAACGAGATCGCTTCGTATTCGCTTCAAGCGCGCAACGTGGCTGAAGAAAAATACGGCGTTACGATTAAAGCCGTATAA
- a CDS encoding FtsK/SpoIIIE family DNA translocase: protein MQGSLILRDTLFIAGFGILFYLGIATIIADASIIGAYGESFAQMNVHVFGYVAYTYLLLLMVPLFYWYKYHGDLHRRLEMTGIFALLFFALLFFQAMVVDDIYRGALVGTIVDFLSLYIGVFGLWILWLMMVTVSIILVMEQSLSELAQPIKEYMDKPLTSPKPTQTPAHADDIYASDNIKEEFAIHHEEEKPFVPVFEPAPVVQHHETNSHVPVSKPNETLFSEPAETEETPKTADITPKESTILSMAKKVKESKQHALVVDELEENKMLLEQIDKGVSEKPKNFKLPPLDFFQNPPKKQTLVDEAELDDKIRDLIEKLKHFNIEGDVVRTYAGPVVSTFEFKPAANIKVSKILGLQDDLAMALKAQTIRIQAPIPGKDVVGIEIPNKTVETIYLREMLESQLFQEAASPLTLILGKDIVGKPFITDLKKLPHLLIAGTTGSGKSVGINSMILSLLYKNSPDQLKLLMIDPKMLEFSIYNEIPHLLTPVITKPKEAISALNNMVYEMERRYQLMSETRTKNIENFNEKAKKEGHDLLPYIVVIIDELADLMMTSGKDVEYSIARLAQMARASGIHLIVATQRPSVDVVTGLIKANLPSRISYKVGQKIDSKIILDGMGAESLLGRGDMLFTPPGMSGLVRLHAPWSTEVEIEKVVDFLKAQREPEYDRRFLRDKEDVAKSDSGSGNDEESDELYEEAKNIVLTEQKTSISYLQRRLQIGYNRSARLIEQLENNGILSAPNAKGNRDIIVNDPF from the coding sequence TTGCAAGGATCTCTCATTTTACGCGATACACTGTTTATTGCCGGCTTCGGTATTTTATTTTATTTAGGAATTGCGACAATTATCGCGGATGCGTCCATAATCGGAGCATACGGCGAATCATTTGCCCAGATGAATGTCCATGTGTTCGGATATGTGGCGTATACCTATCTTCTCCTTTTAATGGTCCCCCTGTTTTATTGGTATAAATACCATGGTGACCTACATCGACGTCTGGAAATGACCGGAATTTTCGCTTTACTCTTTTTCGCCCTCCTATTTTTTCAGGCAATGGTGGTAGATGATATTTACAGAGGTGCCCTGGTCGGAACAATCGTAGACTTCTTATCACTGTATATCGGAGTCTTCGGGTTATGGATATTATGGCTCATGATGGTTACCGTATCAATCATTTTAGTGATGGAGCAAAGCCTATCCGAACTCGCACAGCCGATCAAAGAGTATATGGACAAACCCCTGACTTCTCCTAAACCGACCCAAACGCCTGCTCATGCAGATGATATTTACGCATCAGACAATATCAAAGAAGAGTTTGCGATACATCACGAAGAAGAAAAACCGTTTGTTCCGGTTTTTGAACCGGCACCTGTTGTGCAACACCATGAAACAAACTCACATGTTCCCGTATCAAAACCGAATGAAACTCTTTTCTCAGAACCTGCTGAGACTGAAGAAACCCCGAAAACAGCCGACATCACTCCTAAAGAGTCAACGATTTTGAGTATGGCAAAAAAAGTCAAAGAGTCCAAACAGCACGCACTTGTCGTTGATGAACTCGAAGAGAATAAAATGCTCTTGGAACAAATCGACAAAGGGGTCAGCGAAAAACCGAAAAATTTCAAGCTTCCCCCTTTGGATTTCTTTCAAAATCCCCCTAAGAAACAGACTTTGGTGGACGAAGCGGAGCTGGATGATAAAATCCGTGATTTGATCGAAAAACTCAAGCACTTTAATATCGAAGGGGATGTGGTACGAACCTACGCCGGACCTGTCGTCTCCACATTTGAGTTTAAACCGGCCGCCAATATCAAAGTTTCAAAAATTCTGGGACTTCAAGATGACCTAGCGATGGCACTCAAAGCGCAGACGATCCGGATTCAAGCCCCTATTCCCGGCAAAGATGTCGTAGGGATCGAAATACCGAATAAAACCGTCGAAACGATCTATCTGCGCGAGATGCTGGAAAGCCAGCTTTTCCAAGAAGCGGCTTCCCCGCTCACATTGATATTAGGAAAAGATATCGTCGGAAAACCGTTTATCACCGATCTTAAAAAGCTTCCCCATCTTTTGATCGCAGGGACAACAGGGAGCGGTAAGAGTGTCGGTATCAACTCGATGATTCTGAGTCTGCTGTACAAAAACTCGCCCGATCAGCTCAAACTTTTGATGATTGACCCGAAAATGCTGGAGTTCTCTATCTATAATGAGATACCGCACCTTTTGACCCCGGTCATCACCAAACCTAAAGAAGCTATTTCAGCCCTCAACAATATGGTCTACGAAATGGAACGCCGTTATCAGCTGATGAGCGAGACACGTACCAAAAATATCGAAAACTTTAATGAAAAAGCGAAAAAAGAGGGGCACGATCTTCTCCCCTACATCGTCGTTATTATCGATGAGCTGGCCGATTTGATGATGACCAGCGGAAAAGATGTCGAATATTCGATCGCACGTCTTGCCCAAATGGCCCGCGCTAGCGGTATCCATCTCATCGTAGCGACCCAGCGCCCGAGCGTCGATGTCGTCACCGGTCTGATCAAAGCCAATCTCCCCTCTCGTATCAGTTACAAAGTGGGGCAGAAAATCGACAGTAAGATCATCCTCGACGGCATGGGGGCCGAATCGCTCCTCGGCCGTGGGGATATGCTCTTTACCCCTCCGGGGATGAGCGGCCTTGTACGGCTGCATGCTCCGTGGAGTACCGAAGTCGAAATCGAAAAAGTGGTTGATTTCCTCAAAGCACAGCGTGAGCCGGAATATGATCGTCGATTTCTTCGCGATAAAGAAGATGTTGCGAAATCCGATAGCGGAAGCGGAAATGATGAAGAGTCTGACGAGCTTTATGAAGAGGCAAAAAACATTGTCCTCACGGAGCAAAAAACCTCTATCAGTTATTTGCAGCGGCGACTTCAAATCGGCTACAATCGCTCTGCCCGTCTTATAGAGCAGCTTGAAAACAACGGTATCCTCTCCGCCCCAAATGCCAAAGGGAATCGTGACATTATCGTCAACGACCCTTTTTAA
- a CDS encoding flagellar hook-associated protein FlgL, giving the protein MRITSGSYYNNIYGENNKINKQLFDVNKQISSGQKIQYAHEDPSIFINTIRLDDELTTLGQVKNSAQNAYKFSTQTDTTIGDIVKTLESMKVKLLNAASDTQSDASRNAIAQDLRGLQNHLLTLANTSIGGQFIFSGTALSVKPIDENGNYKGNDKTLEAFLGAGLKQPYNISGAQLFFGDESIINRKITTNVPQTSLTDLYPNIMQGSQIPDSFSKETYITSSSTIRDLMGDTNSDATDDPLRKAYFYIQGTRSTGETFKQKITLGTDATMEDLTREISDAFAPNQVDVTINTRGQIEIKDKIAGSSKLDFHMIGAMDLGSDGIDSADTPDLSTLQSGTTDFADVLSGSNQLYIKEFVKSGLAPTDSTATIEGLIYDQFNFTKDGAKLLSNMSQILKDTNVYATPSDKLVDASGSNNVNGRILALKGTNINGSAYDISINLGTPSTFTDNIGGTTYSIYGSAFNDLNANGVKEALEGIPSNANEVTYQQLMDVVNMAVTNTLPTVPNDPVSYDAAISASNVLGKVSLSTTGNLGFEDLNHPTTRAELALYDQTSSSFFPPLITGNALSFQTNNALTISDPKKNFFDEIEEMIKSVEEGKMQANGQDDIDPRNIGIQNSIQKMDDLTDHVSRLQTLAGSYSQVLQASSDRSDLLIISTKTLQSDVIDTDIAESQLKLQQLTLNYQALLSNISKVSQLSLVNYL; this is encoded by the coding sequence ATGAGAATTACATCAGGCTCTTACTACAATAATATATATGGCGAAAATAATAAAATTAATAAACAATTGTTTGATGTCAACAAACAAATTTCATCCGGCCAAAAAATTCAATATGCACATGAAGATCCGAGCATATTTATCAATACGATTCGTTTAGACGATGAGTTAACAACACTTGGGCAAGTTAAAAACAGTGCTCAAAATGCTTATAAATTCTCTACGCAAACCGATACGACGATCGGTGATATCGTAAAAACACTCGAATCAATGAAAGTAAAACTCCTAAATGCAGCGTCGGACACCCAATCGGATGCGAGCCGAAATGCTATTGCGCAGGATTTACGCGGATTACAAAACCATTTGCTTACATTGGCCAATACATCGATTGGCGGGCAGTTTATCTTTTCCGGAACAGCACTCTCCGTAAAACCGATTGACGAAAACGGTAACTACAAAGGAAACGACAAAACCTTGGAAGCCTTCTTGGGCGCAGGTCTTAAACAACCGTACAACATTTCCGGAGCCCAACTTTTTTTCGGTGACGAAAGTATAATCAATCGTAAAATTACGACCAACGTTCCCCAAACAAGTTTAACGGATCTCTATCCGAATATTATGCAAGGTTCACAAATACCCGATAGTTTCTCGAAAGAAACGTATATAACTTCCAGCAGTACCATACGTGATTTAATGGGGGACACCAATAGCGATGCTACTGACGATCCGTTGAGAAAAGCTTATTTTTACATCCAAGGAACCCGTTCAACCGGAGAAACATTTAAACAAAAAATTACTCTGGGAACAGATGCGACAATGGAAGATTTAACGAGAGAAATCAGTGATGCGTTCGCTCCCAATCAAGTCGATGTCACCATTAATACCCGCGGACAAATTGAGATTAAGGACAAAATTGCCGGCTCGAGCAAATTGGATTTCCATATGATCGGTGCCATGGATTTGGGCAGTGACGGTATTGACAGTGCTGATACGCCGGATTTAAGTACGCTGCAATCGGGAACAACCGATTTTGCCGATGTCCTCTCAGGCTCAAATCAGCTCTACATCAAAGAATTTGTCAAAAGCGGCCTGGCACCTACCGATTCTACAGCTACTATAGAGGGGTTAATTTACGACCAATTTAATTTTACAAAAGACGGGGCAAAGCTTTTATCCAATATGTCGCAGATTTTAAAAGATACCAATGTGTACGCCACTCCGAGCGATAAACTTGTCGACGCATCGGGTTCAAACAATGTCAACGGCAGAATTTTAGCATTAAAAGGGACCAATATAAACGGTTCTGCATACGATATCAGCATTAATCTAGGAACGCCGTCCACCTTTACCGATAATATCGGCGGAACTACCTACTCTATCTACGGATCGGCTTTTAATGACTTAAATGCAAACGGTGTGAAAGAGGCATTGGAAGGTATTCCTTCCAATGCAAATGAAGTTACCTATCAGCAGCTTATGGACGTCGTGAATATGGCGGTAACCAATACCTTGCCGACGGTACCGAATGATCCGGTAAGCTATGATGCCGCTATCAGTGCTTCAAATGTATTAGGCAAAGTCTCATTGAGTACAACCGGTAATCTAGGGTTTGAAGATTTGAATCATCCGACAACCCGCGCTGAGCTTGCATTGTATGATCAGACAAGCAGCAGTTTTTTCCCTCCTCTGATTACGGGAAACGCACTTTCGTTTCAAACTAATAACGCTTTAACGATCAGCGATCCGAAAAAAAACTTTTTTGATGAAATCGAAGAGATGATAAAATCGGTTGAAGAAGGAAAAATGCAGGCAAACGGGCAAGACGATATAGACCCTCGAAATATCGGCATTCAAAACTCGATTCAGAAAATGGATGATCTTACCGATCATGTTTCGCGTCTTCAAACATTAGCGGGGTCTTATTCTCAAGTCCTGCAGGCTTCATCTGACCGAAGCGATCTTCTAATCATCAGTACCAAAACACTTCAGTCCGATGTCATCGATACGGATATTGCCGAATCGCAATTGAAATTGCAGCAGCTTACACTTAATTACCAGGCACTTTTATCTAATATCTCAAAAGTTTCTCAACTTTCTCTTGTCAATTATTTATAG
- a CDS encoding putative metalloprotease CJM1_0395 family protein, translated as MNIQVSPSHYQYSSYTSNHDKPSKEPATPEKSPSYQALISELASSDTKVRAHEAAHVAAGGGIVSGGANFSYTKGPDGKMYATAGEVPIDTSEGKTPEETIRKARQIVAAAMAPSDPSPQDYRVAASAAVMEMRGHLEQSKKIQDTLNGQKAYNAIASSDTPPAEASSSVPSQS; from the coding sequence ATGAATATACAGGTATCGCCCTCTCACTATCAGTACTCATCCTACACTTCGAATCATGACAAACCATCAAAAGAACCTGCAACTCCCGAAAAATCGCCTTCCTATCAAGCTTTAATCTCTGAATTGGCATCCTCCGATACCAAAGTACGTGCCCATGAAGCGGCACACGTTGCCGCAGGCGGCGGTATCGTCAGCGGCGGAGCAAATTTCAGCTATACCAAGGGTCCTGACGGGAAGATGTACGCCACGGCCGGGGAAGTCCCCATCGATACGTCCGAAGGAAAAACCCCTGAAGAGACTATCCGAAAAGCACGCCAAATCGTCGCGGCGGCTATGGCCCCCTCCGATCCGAGTCCGCAGGACTATCGTGTCGCAGCATCAGCAGCCGTCATGGAGATGCGGGGCCATTTGGAACAAAGTAAAAAAATCCAAGACACACTAAACGGCCAAAAAGCCTACAATGCAATCGCATCTTCAGATACACCGCCTGCAGAAGCTTCCTCTTCTGTTCCGAGCCAGTCGTAA
- a CDS encoding leucyl/phenylalanyl-tRNA--protein transferase: MNSDVNKQIKQIPYISLDDLSESELVKRYIYPNLDINYYWSDDFSPRFYIALARAGFICVSHDIDNTLFLLPEMQTEYAVLDFSDLHISKKVRKLLNQERYKLSFNTCFSHVINSIKDAYHPCWITKEYEGLMHELSDNTYENFRLFSTELFDKENGELIAGEVGYITDNIYTSLSGFHIHNKRYDNWGTLQLVLLGKYLEAQKVRFWNLGHAQMEYKKVLGAKVLSREAFLRKTCLLT; the protein is encoded by the coding sequence ATGAACTCTGATGTCAATAAACAAATCAAACAAATTCCTTATATCTCTTTAGACGATCTCAGCGAGAGTGAGTTGGTAAAGCGGTACATTTATCCCAATCTGGATATCAATTATTACTGGAGTGATGACTTTTCACCTCGGTTTTATATTGCGTTGGCCCGTGCAGGGTTTATTTGTGTTTCGCATGATATCGATAATACATTATTCCTTCTGCCTGAGATGCAGACCGAGTATGCGGTCCTGGATTTTTCGGATCTGCACATTTCAAAGAAGGTGAGAAAACTGCTCAATCAGGAACGATATAAGCTCTCGTTTAATACCTGTTTTAGCCATGTTATCAATTCGATCAAGGATGCTTATCACCCGTGTTGGATCACGAAAGAGTATGAAGGGCTGATGCATGAGCTTTCAGACAATACCTATGAGAACTTCCGTTTGTTCAGTACGGAGCTTTTTGATAAAGAGAACGGTGAACTCATTGCCGGCGAAGTAGGGTACATCACAGATAATATCTATACCAGTCTCTCCGGATTTCATATCCACAATAAGCGATACGACAACTGGGGGACTTTGCAGCTTGTACTGCTGGGAAAGTATCTTGAAGCGCAGAAAGTGCGATTTTGGAATCTTGGACATGCGCAGATGGAGTATAAAAAAGTATTGGGTGCAAAGGTGCTCTCCAGAGAGGCTTTTTTGCGAAAAACATGTTTACTAACGTAA
- a CDS encoding exodeoxyribonuclease III, with protein sequence MAESIEIISWNVNGIRAVAEKGGFDWLEERQPHIVCLQEIKALSEQIPQNLFSHHFSNITVNSAEKKGYSGTLTASKLEPIYSDTRADIDIMNEGRIVEHHYGDIALFNVYFPNGQKDEERLAYKLEFYERFLDYCEALRREGKKIIICGDVNTAHRPIDLKNPKSNEKTSGFLPIERDWIDKLLSHGYIDTFRHVHGDKENEYSWWSYRFSARSKNVGWRIDYFFISDDLAESLEDAFILQEIMGSDHCPVGIRLKI encoded by the coding sequence ATGGCTGAATCAATCGAGATTATATCATGGAACGTCAACGGCATCCGAGCGGTTGCGGAAAAAGGGGGATTCGATTGGCTCGAAGAGCGTCAGCCTCATATTGTGTGTCTGCAGGAGATAAAAGCCCTGAGTGAACAAATACCGCAGAATCTATTTTCACATCATTTTTCCAACATTACTGTCAACAGTGCAGAAAAGAAAGGATATTCGGGGACACTGACCGCAAGCAAACTGGAGCCGATCTATTCGGATACGCGAGCCGATATCGATATTATGAATGAAGGGCGTATCGTCGAACATCACTACGGAGATATTGCCCTGTTTAACGTTTATTTTCCCAACGGGCAAAAGGATGAAGAACGTCTCGCCTATAAACTGGAGTTCTATGAGCGTTTCTTGGACTATTGCGAGGCCCTTCGCCGTGAGGGTAAAAAGATAATCATCTGCGGGGATGTCAATACGGCCCATCGTCCGATCGATCTCAAAAATCCAAAATCGAACGAAAAGACTTCCGGGTTTTTACCGATTGAGCGTGATTGGATTGACAAGCTGTTATCACACGGCTACATCGATACCTTTCGTCATGTTCACGGAGATAAAGAGAACGAATACAGCTGGTGGTCGTACCGTTTCAGTGCACGTTCGAAAAACGTAGGCTGGAGAATCGATTATTTTTTTATCTCGGATGACCTTGCCGAATCGCTCGAAGATGCTTTTATTCTTCAAGAGATTATGGGATCGGATCATTGTCCCGTCGGGATTCGTCTGAAAATCTAA